In Acinetobacter sp. C32I, one genomic interval encodes:
- a CDS encoding DUF6160 family protein, whose protein sequence is MKKNNQKLKTGCFVLSALAASLLLISHSVYALQELDDKSLSNVNGQDGLHVNLDFKEVNVGTFFWQDNAGRGSAGKAADTTLRAEGENFKIQSHTSTPAINPNVDIQLNSGSQAGKSGLDFNLKVAPVLISMNKFKVCDTAACGSPVGDIAVQTNSDTSISFKTRDGLFSKDGQSELIFSSRNANIYLGQKTGPSTSQILNQLILKNFNFNFSAKGVMYIDGTDGFIVRTNAANATNAVINYNADGSVNTATSTKPNSTYGYVDFTRVNDPANPGTITGNTYSATASNAGLNLEFMLNKNVNANTPYSVDATKTPLNGQVASDTAKGLIRLGASGRMVNGSVQVRGTNTNSSDGFTRTDPVYNTATNQYGNPDNTNILGKANNAVTAAGTQNIIGDTGIAFRMRADFTKKNDPMLEGDNSKATTLEIGGAGFNTYGFEFGELTGLNLQNRGSFDTGNVYLNLVDTKTVLLPANKALQTSRYWNGSTSTTLTTDADYVQSIHNGTTNQNPYAILAAIRGAEFQAFSRSGRFTNSARTVGTTIPKINDTAGNTWGLALPFYDLNANLAMYGTTAPTDAYYYDLNGTRYTVVAGSERLGFSLAMSTTGMNGSTDPTKQKTTSILLLDNADTNSVRYMGLRNIDMLLRGTGTLGLENGSFNASLKDILIILSAQIAGGYLPGARYAGTSTAALASSADFSNNNDVLLSTKLRLDGKKIDLSLIPNSEYTSTDGSRLSVVGELELKAVKDGGKSAIQLSDPLDGSTVGFDNIDGKVAFNNAIIIAPDTRGTCPTAGCDGMVSFKAGLTFNPAGTTGVGSAQDKIDGVLRVRDINFYPPSATSAPQRLGEAVLTGGRITGQLGIIPRN, encoded by the coding sequence ATGAAAAAAAATAATCAAAAGCTGAAAACAGGATGTTTTGTACTGAGTGCACTTGCAGCGAGTCTGCTATTGATTAGCCATTCTGTCTACGCCCTGCAAGAACTTGATGATAAATCCCTGAGTAATGTCAATGGTCAAGATGGTCTACATGTCAATTTAGATTTTAAAGAGGTGAATGTTGGGACGTTCTTCTGGCAAGATAATGCTGGAAGAGGAAGTGCGGGCAAAGCCGCTGATACAACTTTACGTGCTGAAGGTGAAAACTTTAAAATCCAGTCGCATACGTCAACACCAGCAATAAATCCGAATGTTGATATTCAACTCAATAGTGGTAGTCAAGCGGGTAAATCAGGTCTCGATTTTAATTTAAAAGTTGCACCTGTATTGATTAGCATGAATAAGTTTAAAGTTTGTGATACGGCAGCATGCGGTAGTCCTGTGGGCGATATTGCAGTACAAACTAACTCAGATACCAGTATTAGTTTTAAAACTAGAGATGGTCTTTTTAGTAAAGATGGTCAGAGTGAGTTAATCTTCAGTTCACGAAATGCCAATATTTATTTAGGACAAAAAACAGGTCCTTCAACAAGTCAAATCCTTAATCAGCTGATTCTTAAGAATTTTAACTTTAATTTTTCAGCCAAGGGTGTGATGTATATTGATGGTACAGATGGTTTTATTGTAAGAACCAATGCCGCTAATGCAACTAATGCTGTAATTAACTATAACGCTGATGGTTCAGTGAATACAGCAACGAGTACCAAGCCGAATTCAACTTATGGGTATGTTGATTTTACTCGCGTAAATGATCCTGCAAATCCTGGGACGATTACAGGAAATACTTACTCCGCTACGGCAAGTAATGCGGGCTTAAATCTTGAGTTCATGCTCAATAAGAATGTGAATGCCAACACTCCTTATTCAGTCGATGCAACAAAAACGCCGCTAAATGGACAAGTTGCTTCGGATACTGCAAAAGGCCTAATTCGTTTAGGCGCAAGTGGTCGTATGGTGAATGGTTCAGTTCAGGTAAGAGGTACAAATACCAATAGCTCGGATGGATTTACTCGAACTGATCCTGTCTATAATACCGCAACAAATCAATATGGTAATCCTGACAATACTAATATTTTAGGAAAAGCCAATAATGCAGTGACTGCAGCCGGAACTCAAAATATCATAGGGGATACAGGTATTGCTTTCCGTATGAGAGCGGATTTTACCAAGAAAAATGATCCGATGCTGGAAGGGGATAATTCAAAGGCGACGACTTTAGAAATTGGTGGAGCTGGCTTTAATACTTATGGCTTTGAGTTTGGTGAATTGACAGGTTTAAACCTGCAAAACCGAGGTTCATTTGATACAGGTAATGTTTATTTAAATTTAGTCGATACTAAAACAGTTTTGTTACCTGCGAATAAAGCATTACAAACCAGTCGATATTGGAATGGTTCTACATCCACCACACTGACGACTGATGCTGATTATGTTCAGAGTATACACAATGGAACAACGAACCAAAATCCATATGCAATACTCGCTGCAATTCGTGGTGCGGAGTTTCAGGCATTTTCACGAAGTGGTCGGTTTACCAACAGTGCAAGAACAGTTGGAACAACCATTCCAAAAATTAATGATACAGCGGGAAATACATGGGGCTTGGCATTACCATTCTATGATTTGAATGCTAATTTGGCTATGTATGGTACAACTGCTCCAACAGATGCTTATTATTATGATCTGAATGGAACACGATATACTGTTGTTGCGGGATCTGAACGTTTAGGTTTCTCTCTTGCGATGAGTACTACAGGTATGAATGGTAGTACAGATCCAACCAAGCAAAAAACCACGTCAATTTTATTATTGGATAATGCGGATACAAACTCAGTTCGTTATATGGGTTTACGTAATATTGATATGTTATTGAGAGGGACAGGAACGCTAGGACTTGAAAATGGTAGTTTTAATGCAAGCTTAAAAGATATATTAATTATCTTATCTGCACAAATTGCGGGTGGTTATTTACCAGGGGCAAGATATGCGGGAACATCTACAGCTGCATTAGCATCATCAGCTGACTTTTCTAATAATAATGATGTACTCCTTTCAACGAAACTTCGTTTAGACGGTAAAAAAATTGATCTGTCTCTCATTCCTAATAGTGAATATACCAGTACAGATGGGAGTCGTTTAAGTGTTGTCGGTGAGCTAGAATTAAAAGCGGTAAAAGATGGCGGTAAAAGTGCCATCCAATTGAGTGATCCTTTGGATGGTTCAACCGTTGGTTTTGACAATATTGATGGTAAAGTTGCATTTAACAATGCAATTATTATTGCACCAGATACAAGAGGTACATGTCCTACTGCTGGTTGTGATGGAATGGTTTCATTTAAAGCTGGTTTAACGTTTAACCCTGCTGGAACCACAGGAGTGGGATCAGCCCAAGATAAAATTGATGGTGTATTACGTGTTCGGGATATCAATTTCTATCCACCATCAGCAACAAGTGCACCACAACGTTTAGGTGAAGCTGTTCTCACAGGGGGACGCATAACAGGGCAACTAGGAATTATTCCTCGAAACTAA
- a CDS encoding tryptophan halogenase family protein, with product MLNLRGLNRIVVVGGGTAGWFAALQLRQVFSSSVEVVVVSAPEIPIVGVGEGGVLNLLTVLHNLNVDLKDFIDKTGSTLKLGFRYERWRTGKADDYYYHLFSLPTPDFAWNEFGFNPYLSGLFNHGIDISRYMASYQFSEDRKPFQEVLQILLEGKNNFGASLHFDTFRVGQYLKKIALSRGIIHVEKKIEDFELNPITGYVSAIQCVDEKLSCDFVIDASGFSKLLIGKKYQSHWCSFADTLPMNKALPFHLPHTNKIELVTRATAMSSGWVWQIPLQERIGAGYVYHDQFISDQQAQQEVEQWLGHPIHPVKPIAFEAGYFQQVWIKNVVGIGLASGFIEPLEATSIGQMLSQLQLLISFIQENHGVISQQNIDFYNQQNAQYWQGICDFIRMHYDTGRSDTPFWQYMLTVPQSKSYQELKKCWAYRTPRDIDFVEYNMGGMSMFSTANWFAVGAGVGVIKPEATSAELYALSSEKKQKLAKYLQEIKHHLSL from the coding sequence ATGCTAAATTTGAGGGGATTAAATCGAATTGTGGTAGTGGGGGGGGGGACAGCAGGTTGGTTTGCTGCATTGCAACTGAGACAAGTGTTTAGCTCATCTGTTGAGGTCGTGGTTGTTTCTGCACCAGAGATTCCAATTGTTGGCGTTGGCGAGGGTGGGGTACTCAACTTGCTCACTGTATTACATAATTTAAATGTTGATCTAAAAGATTTTATAGATAAAACAGGATCAACACTTAAATTGGGGTTTCGCTATGAACGTTGGAGAACTGGCAAAGCAGACGATTATTATTATCATCTTTTCTCATTGCCAACACCAGATTTTGCATGGAATGAATTTGGGTTTAATCCTTATTTATCAGGACTATTCAATCATGGCATTGATATTAGCCGCTATATGGCCTCTTATCAATTCAGTGAAGACCGAAAACCGTTTCAAGAGGTTTTACAGATTTTATTAGAAGGTAAAAATAATTTCGGAGCTTCGTTACATTTTGATACTTTTCGGGTCGGTCAATATCTAAAGAAAATCGCTTTATCTAGGGGAATTATTCATGTTGAAAAGAAAATAGAGGATTTTGAGCTGAACCCGATAACAGGCTATGTTTCAGCTATACAATGTGTAGATGAAAAGCTAAGTTGTGACTTTGTGATAGATGCTTCTGGGTTTTCAAAACTCTTGATTGGGAAAAAATATCAAAGCCACTGGTGTTCTTTTGCCGATACTTTACCGATGAATAAAGCTTTACCTTTTCATCTTCCCCATACAAATAAAATTGAATTGGTAACACGGGCAACGGCTATGAGCTCTGGTTGGGTCTGGCAAATTCCATTACAAGAGCGGATAGGGGCAGGTTATGTCTACCATGATCAGTTTATTAGTGATCAGCAAGCGCAACAAGAGGTTGAACAATGGTTAGGGCATCCAATTCATCCAGTTAAACCGATTGCATTTGAGGCAGGTTATTTTCAGCAAGTTTGGATTAAAAATGTAGTGGGTATTGGTTTGGCATCAGGGTTTATTGAGCCATTGGAGGCAACATCAATTGGACAGATGCTGAGTCAGTTACAACTGTTGATCTCTTTTATACAAGAAAATCATGGTGTCATTTCGCAACAAAATATAGATTTTTATAACCAGCAAAATGCTCAATATTGGCAAGGTATATGTGATTTTATTCGTATGCATTATGATACTGGGCGTTCAGACACCCCATTTTGGCAATATATGCTGACCGTTCCACAGTCTAAAAGTTACCAGGAGTTGAAAAAATGTTGGGCGTACCGAACACCGCGAGATATTGATTTTGTAGAATATAATATGGGTGGGATGTCGATGTTTAGTACTGCCAACTGGTTTGCTGTAGGGGCTGGGGTTGGGGTCATTAAGCCAGAAGCAACTTCAGCGGAACTTTACGCACTATCATCAGAAAAAAAGCAAAAATTAGCGAAATATTTGCAGGAGATAAAACATCATTTATCTTTGTAA
- a CDS encoding DUF6160 family protein produces the protein MKKIFALLLSLTSSLSYAELQALDNETLQSIQGQGGADLSLKVSLNQNVLTDSALLAGTVPTFNCTNLEYCRLAVSVNKRFVQFQSGDSSDVWSLAASDPTSANKARKLWVVFKGLQGTLNIQKIGLEGIDLNYTKYVNGAASGSMIKPAMQFSFDPTKPIQIRDFGFNALSIEQDKVLSYFDASGKLIEETSSNPQDYGFLKTATYSAVPQSIGATGTTANNYDTNKETGFMGLKMNGNLAMEGKVQIFACSNHARC, from the coding sequence ATGAAAAAAATATTCGCTTTGCTCTTATCCTTAACCTCAAGCCTATCTTATGCTGAGTTACAAGCTTTAGATAATGAAACACTTCAATCTATTCAAGGCCAAGGTGGGGCAGATTTATCATTAAAAGTCTCTTTGAACCAAAACGTGCTAACCGATAGTGCTTTATTGGCAGGTACCGTACCGACATTTAATTGTACAAACTTGGAGTATTGCCGTTTAGCTGTTTCTGTAAATAAACGCTTTGTTCAATTCCAATCAGGTGATTCATCTGATGTGTGGTCTTTGGCCGCAAGTGACCCAACCAGTGCAAACAAAGCACGTAAATTGTGGGTGGTTTTTAAAGGCTTGCAAGGCACTTTGAATATCCAAAAAATTGGTCTAGAGGGGATTGATTTAAATTATACCAAATACGTGAATGGAGCTGCCTCAGGTTCAATGATTAAACCTGCAATGCAGTTTTCATTTGATCCAACTAAACCGATTCAAATTCGTGATTTTGGTTTTAATGCTTTGTCGATAGAACAGGATAAAGTTCTATCTTATTTTGATGCATCAGGAAAACTGATTGAAGAAACGAGTAGCAACCCACAAGATTATGGATTCTTGAAAACAGCAACTTATAGTGCAGTCCCACAAAGTATTGGTGCAACAGGCACCACAGCAAATAATTATGATACCAATAAAGAAACAGGTTTCATGGGATTGAAAATGAATGGCAACCTTGCAATGGAAGGTAAAGTTCAGATTTTTGCTTGTAGTAATCATGCGCGTTGTTAA